The Apibacter raozihei DNA segment TTCCTTTGTTAATTGCCTGAATCAGGAATTCATGAATAGTTACTTGTCTTTTAAGAATATCTCTAACGGCATTAATTGCGGCATCTACCGGTCCGTTTCCAAAGGATGTGGATGTAAACTTTTCACCGGATATATTTAAGGCTACTACGGCAACCGGCTGAACTCCTTTACCGGAAGTCACTTGTAAATATTCTAATTTTAAACGATTGGTTTTATTTACTTCTTTCCCGGCAAGGATTAATAAATCTTCATCATTAATATCTTTTTTTCTATCTGCAAGCTCTAGGAATTTTTCGTATAAATCGGTAAGTTCATCAGCATCAACTTTTATATTAAGCAAGTTTAAACGGCTTTTTAGGGCATGTCTTCCACTTCTTGCTGTAAGTACTATTGAATTATCATTGATACCTACTTCTTTAGGATCTATGATTTCGTAAGTAGATAAGTTTTTTAAAACTCCATCTTGATGTATTCCTGAGGAATGAGCAAATGCATTTCGTCCAACAATAGCTTTATTAGGTTGTACCGGCATGTTCATAAGACTGGAAACCATTTTACTTAACGGATAAATTTTCTGCGTGTTAATATTGGTTTCAATGTTTAGTTCTTTGTGGCTTTTAATTGCCATAACTACTTCTTCAAGTGATGTATTTCCAGCTCTTTCTCCAATACCATTAACTGTAACTTCTACTTGTCTGGCTCCATTCATAACTCCCATAATTGAGTTAGCTGTGGCCATACCTAAATCCTGATGGCAATGGGTAGATAAAATAGCATTTTTCATATCTACGTGCTCTATCAGATATTTTATTTTTTCACCGTATTCTGTAGGTAAGCAATATCCGGTTGTATCTGGTATATT contains these protein-coding regions:
- a CDS encoding 2-isopropylmalate synthase; this translates as MEKLFIFDTTLRDGEQVPGCQLNTIEKIEIAKALEELGVDVIEAGFPVSSPGDFNSVVEISKAVTWPTICALTRAVEKDIETAAEALKYAKKKRIHTGIGTSDFHIKYKFNSTQEEIIKRAAAATAYAKKFVEDVEFYAEDAGRTDNAYLAKVVQAVVNAGATVINIPDTTGYCLPTEYGEKIKYLIEHVDMKNAILSTHCHQDLGMATANSIMGVMNGARQVEVTVNGIGERAGNTSLEEVVMAIKSHKELNIETNINTQKIYPLSKMVSSLMNMPVQPNKAIVGRNAFAHSSGIHQDGVLKNLSTYEIIDPKEVGINDNSIVLTARSGRHALKSRLNLLNIKVDADELTDLYEKFLELADRKKDINDEDLLILAGKEVNKTNRLKLEYLQVTSGKGVQPVAVVALNISGEKFTSTSFGNGPVDAAINAVRDILKRQVTIHEFLIQAINKGSDDLGKVHMQVEYNETNYYGFSANTDIIAASVEAFIDAINKIPV